A region of Vicia villosa cultivar HV-30 ecotype Madison, WI unplaced genomic scaffold, Vvil1.0 ctg.001512F_1_1, whole genome shotgun sequence DNA encodes the following proteins:
- the LOC131635570 gene encoding extensin-1-like codes for MRSLMASSASLILALAILFLSFPSEISAKDYSYSSPPPPKAPYHYSSPPPPPVHTYPPHPHPIYRDPPPPVHTYPPQHPVYHSPPPPTPHKKPYKYPSPPPPPVHTYPHPHPTYHSPPPPPPHKKPYKYPSPPPPPVHTYPHPHPVYHSPPPPPTPHKKPYKYPSPPPPVHTYPPHVPHPVYYSPPPPVSSPPPPAYYYKSPPPPHHHRCFKNLPIKWGCPTTFLSRKQQYTLVRKTMRSLMASSASLVLALAILFLTFSSEISAKDYSYSSPPPPKDPYHYSSPPPPPVHTYPPHPHPIYRDPPPPVHTYPPQHPVYHSPPPPTPHKKPYKYPSPPPPPVHTYPHPHPVYHSPPPPHKKPYKYSSPPPSPVHTYPHPHPVYHSPPPPPTPHKKPYKYPPPPPVHTYPPHVPHPVYPSPPPPVYSPPPPHYYYKSPPPPYHH; via the exons ATGAGGTCCCTAATGGCCTCCTCAGCTTCTCTCATTCTTGCATTAGCCATACTCTTTCTCAGTTTCCCATCTGAAATTTCAGCCAAAGACTATTCTTACTCCTCACCGCCACCACCAAAGGCTCCATACCATTACTCATCTCCTCCACCTCCACCAGTTCACACCTACCCTCCTCATCCACACCCAATCTACCGCGATCCACCACCACCGGTTCACACCTACCCTCCCCAGCACCCAGTCTACCACTCTCCTCCACCACCAACACCGCACAAGAAGCCATACAAGTATCCATCTCCTCCACCACCACCAGTGCACACCTACCCTCATCCTCACCCTACCTACCATtccccaccaccaccaccaccacacaAGAAGCCATACAAGTACCCATCTCCCCCACCACCACCAGTTCACACCTACCCTCACCCACACCCAGTCTACCActctccaccaccaccaccaacacCTCACAAGAAACCATACAAGTAtccatcaccaccaccaccagTTCACACTTATCCACCTCATGTTCCCCATCCAGTTTACTATTCTCCTCCTCCACCAGTCTCTTCCCCACCTCCACCAGCCTATTACTACAAATCACCTCCTCCACCTCACCACCAC AGATGCTTTAAGAATTTACCTATAAAATGGGGTTGCCCCACCACCTTTCTTTCACGGAAACAACAATACACACTAGTAAGAAAAACAATGAGGTCCCTAATGGCCTCCTCAGCTTCTCTCGTTCTTGCATTAGCCATACTCTTCCTCACTTTCTCATCTGAAATTTCAGCAAAAGACTATTCTTACTCCTCACCGCCACCACCAAAGGATCCATACCATTACTCATCTCCTCCACCTCCACCAGTTCACACCTATCCTCCTCATCCACACCCAATCTACCGCGATCCACCGCCACCAGTTCACACCTACCCTCCCCAGCACCCAGTCTACCACTCTCCTCCACCACCAACACCGCACAAGAAACCATACAAGTACCCATCTCCTCCACCACCACCAGTGCACACCTACCCTCATCCTCACCCTGTCTACCATTCCCCACCACCACCACACAAGAAACCATACAAGTACTCATCTCCCCCACCATCACCAGTTCACACCTACCCTCACCCACACCCAGTCTACCACtccccaccaccaccaccaacacCACACAAGAAGCCATACAAGTACCCACCACCACCACCCGTTCACACCTACCCTCCCCATGTTCCCCACCCAGTTTACCCTTCTCCTCCTCCTCCGGTCTACTCCCCACCTCCACCACACTACTACTACAAATCACCTCCTCCACCTTACCACCACTAG
- the LOC131635572 gene encoding extensin-3-like, with translation MRLHQHSSIEPKFTCKKKMRSLMASVYLILALAMLFLTFPSEISATRYSYSSPPPPVYSPPPPKDPYHYSSPPSPPVHTYPPHPHPVHSPPPQTPPPPPPPPPPVHTYPHPHPVYHSPPPPTPHKKPYKHHSPPPPTPHKKPYKHLSPPPPPVHTYPHPHPIYHSPPPPTPHKKPYKYPSPPPPPPVHTNPPHPHPVYHSPPPSVHTYPPHAPQPAYHSLPPPVHSPPPPHYYYKSPPPPHHY, from the coding sequence ATGaggttgcaccagcattcttccaTAGAACCAAAATTCACTTGTAAGAAAAAAATGAGGTCCCTAATGGCGTCTGTTTATCTCATTCTGGCATTAGCCATGCTCTTTCTCACTTTCCCATCTGAAATTTCAGCAACCCGCTACTCTTATTCCTCACCACCACCACCGGTCTACTCACCACCACCACCAAAGGATCCATACCATTACTCATCTCCTCCATCTCCACCAGTTCACACCTACCCTCCTCATCCACACCCAGTCCACTCTCCACCACCACAAACACCACcacctccaccaccaccaccaccaccagttCACACCTACCCTCACCCACACCCAGTCTATCACTCTCCTCCACCACCAACACCACACAAGAAACCTTACAAGCACCATTCTCCTCCACCACCAACACCACACAAGAAACCTTACAAGCACCTATCTCCTCCACCACCACCAGTGCACACCTACCCTCACCCACATCCAATCTACCACTCTCCTCCACCACCAACACCACACAAGAAGCCTTACAAGTACCCATCTCCTCCGCCGCCACCACCCGTTCATACCAACCCCCCTCACCCTCACCCGGTCTACCactctccaccaccatcagttcaTACCTACCCTCCTCATGCTCCCCAACCAGCTTACCATTCTCTTCCTCCTCCAGTTCATTCTCCACCTCCACCACATTATTACTACAAATCACCTCCTCCACCTCACCACTACTAG
- the LOC131635573 gene encoding extensin-3-like, with amino-acid sequence MRSLMASSASLILALTILFFSLPSEISAKDYSYSSPPPPKHPYHYSSPPPPPVHTYPHPHPVYHSPPPPVHTYPHPHPVYHSPPPPVHTYPHPHPVYHSPPPPVHTYPHPHPVYHSPPPPPPHKKPYKYPSPPPPPVHTYPHPHPVYHSPPPPPTPHKKPYKYPSPPPPPVHTYPPHVPHPVYHSPPPPVSSPPPPHYYYKSPPPPYHH; translated from the coding sequence ATGAGGTCCCTAATGGCCTCCTCTGCTTCTCTCATTCTTGCATTAACCATACTCTTTTTCAGTCTCCCATCTGAAATTTCAGCAAAAGACTATTCTTACTCCTCACCACCACCACCAAAGCATCCATACCATTACTCATCTCCTCCACCTCCACCGGTTCACACCTACCCCCACCCTCACCCAGTCTACCACTCTCCACCGCCACCGGTTCACACCTACCCTCACCCTCACCCAGTCTACCATTCACCACCACCACCGGTTCACACCTACCCACACCCACACCCAGTCTACCACTCTCCACCACCACCAGTTCACACCTACCCTCATCCTCACCCTGTCTACCACtccccaccaccaccaccaccacataAGAAGCCATACAAGTACCCATCTCCCCCACCACCACCAGTTCACACCTACCCTCACCCACACCCTGTCTATCACtccccaccaccaccaccaacacCACACAAGAAGCCATACAAATACCCATCACCCCCACCACCACCCGTTCACACCTACCCTCCCCATGTTCCCCACCCAGTTTACCACTCTCCTCCTCCTCCAGTCTCTTCCCCACCTCCACCACACTATTACTACAAATCACCTCCTCCACCTTACCACCACTAG